CTGGTTGGGTGAcagaagaagagaagagaaagaaggaaagagtGAAGGGGAGGAGAGGGGACTAATTGGTCATACAAAAGGGGAGGGGCACACAGACGGAAACATCCTGTAAACAAATGAAGCCTAGTGTTAGGTAAAAGTTACCGAAGGTAGAAGAATTGACTGAACCAGTCAGACAGGGCTCAGCATTCTGAAagcagctgtttaaaaaaataaaagcacatcaaTGGAGGTATATGAAAAAGACACGGAGAGTTAACGAAGACCGAACAAAGGAAGCTCTCGGGTGACCAGTGATCAGCTGCAGCCAAGCCAAAAGAAGCGCCACAAAAATCCAGGAAACCAAACGAGTACTCCTCACAGGTCTGTGAACATTATTTAAGACGTTGCAACGACCTCTGTTTCTACATCATGGCCTCCACCGCAATTCAGATGTTGGCCAGTGTCCTGTGCCTCATTGGTTGGATGGGGACCATCATCTGCTGCCTACTACCCATGTGGAAGGTCACTGCCTTCGTCGGCACCAGCATTGTTACCGCACAGATAGTCTTGGAGGGCATCTGGATGGCTTGTATAACTCAAAGTACAGGACAAATACAGTGCAAGCCCTATGAGTCCGTCCTCgcactgacctctgaccttcagGCAGCGAGGGCTCTCACTGTCCTTGCAATTTTTATGGGAGGTGTAGGCCTCATTCTGGCCTTTGTTGGAGGAAAGTGCACGCGCTTCTTGGATGATGAAGAAGctgggaaaaaggaaaaagtggcTATTGCAGCAGGTGTAGCGCTGCTAGCTTCGGGGCTGTTCTGTCTGATTCCCACAGCTTGGGCTGCCGCGGTGATAGTGAAGCAGTTTTATAACCCTTCTTCGACTTCTCAGCCGTGGGAGCTGGGAGCCTGTCTTTATATTGGTTGGGGAGCAtcagttttgcttttccttgGAGGCTGTTTGTTTATCAAGTCTGCATGTTCGTTCAAAGCCAACATTAAGGACAAGAGTCCCTCTGTCCACTACATGGTGGCTCGCTCCAACGGGTCTACCTATCCAGGTTCTGGGTACAGCCGGGTGCCTTCAGCCCCCCATCAGCCTATTAGTATCATAACGACCAAGCCTCAAAGCTACAGAGAGATGACTACAGCCCCTCCTCCATATGCAACTTCCCCATTTGGTTCTCTGTCCAAGCCAGAGATAACAGAGGAGTCCGAAAGATCGTGGGCGCCATCACCTATGTCAGAACTGAGTGAGGCGCCATCCACAAAATCCCagctggagaaaaaagaaatggaggAGACTTTATCAGCCAATAGTGACACTGAAGAGGTTGCCCAAGATGGAGCAAGAACATACCTGTGATGAGGGCAGATGGATAAAACACttatatgttttgtttaaaaaagcgaTGTACGAGTTTTCTGTAAccttttatttatgaaaccTGTTGGGAATActtttgtttcaaacattttgaaggaaaaacatgCTAATGCTAACTATGTTCGTTAAAATGAAGGAAATGTGTCTTTTGTGCTCTTAAActgacaacaaacaaacaactatGCAAGGTGCTTCCGAcgaaaattttttttattgtaaaatcaaATTTGATATGGCTTTCTTCCTGAGTGATCACATTTCCTTTACAGAAATAAGTCACATTTTAACTCAAATTTCTTCCTTGTTCTTGAAGTCAGTTTGACGTCTAGTTTGAAAGGAATTCCTGTTATTTTTTCcttgaaaatgctttttgtttaaaattaaatgtgaaaatGGCTACAAAGAGTCACATTGTTTTATGTAGCTTTCATTAACTGTTGTCAATGTAGTTAAAAtcatggaatcaacctggatgtatgagagtcttcatagacatttttctaaattgaaTTAGCAGAAATGTACTTCtacttttcaaaaaatgttaaacatgtattgcacttttttatttctgagtatttccaatttaaaaaatatttatatttttgtgttttatttggaaCTTTAAATTCTGTCTACCTAAAATCTTCCTGGACTGTCAGagctattttttctttcaactgaGCACAGGTCAAACAGGTTTGACAGAGAGTGACACCTAATGTTTTGTTAGTACAGATGgagtttcttttgaaaaaaaagaaaaaagtttaggcAAATATTTTCCTAAACTGAAGTGTGAAATTTGAGAATTTATACCGCTTTGTACTTTaaacttgtttaaaatattaaaactagTGTGAGAAGGCCAATCAGACTGTGATGcacattttctgttaaaaagttttacttataaacctgactgtaatgattgcaaacatccagcaacttgttgctttatgctgcttcacggttctacccccccccctctttaatCACCCTCCTAAAAACctacccccctccctcccacggcatccctctctcttcttcccttcttttcttttctgtccagtcCAATATAAGACTGTTACAGATAtgagtaagatgaataaagtttagcctaaattacaaaaaggtttatttaaacATACACCTAGTGTGCAATTCATAACGCCtattaaaacagtaaaatatcTCCAACACatgaggctttcagctctcatctgtctgctcagctgttggacagaaaatTTGtatatgttgttttattttcttggaCGCCTCTCATGTTCTGTGGGGTGGGAGTGGGGTTCTGTCATGTGTTTGTcttgtttacaaaaaagaaaaagaaaagagcagtGTTTGAATAATTTCTGACGTTTGCctttgtttctgtacatgttCTGTATTCCTGGTGctcaatgaaaaaaagattaaactcAAAAAGTTTTATATTATATGCTGGAGTCGGAAGAAACGTTTCAGTTGGTTTCACAGCTGTCATGTCATGCATGAACACTGACATCTTGTGTCTACAAGTCCACATCCACATTTCGGTTCATACTGGAAAAATTGACTGGCTGTTCATCAGTTCATGTGCAGGTTTCCATAATGGTTACATGAATACTTACATaaactgaagcatttttctgacacaaatttagaaccaaTACTCAGTCTGACTCGTCTGATTCTGGATTGTGACAAAAGTGTCATGATTCTTCAGGCTaagcgaacccagatgctgaaacccagagtAAGACAGGTAAGTGGCAGATGAGTAATCGTTTATTGATTCTCCGTGTGAGGCTGAGGTTTAGTCCCGGCGAGGTCCGAATGTGAAGATGGCTTGtgttgtggcgtggctggaggtgttAACGCGGTCAGCGTACGGCGAGGAGTCTTCCGGTTCACTGGAACGGCTTAACTGATGACCCACACTGGTGTCACTCGTAACGTGGTTTCCTGAGGCAGGAGAATAGGAATTAGGTTGGGTACGTGAGCAAAACAAGATAGAGCATAGCAAGACCAGACGAGTCACCGTAAGGGTTAACGATCTGGCGTCGGCTTGAGGCGTTGGAGCTCCTTAAGAGCAGAAgtgatgatgaggagagtgacagcagctggtggcaatcaggagaAGAGTGAAACagtgctggagggggaggagtctgccagaggcaccatgacaaaaagCTGGGATTTGAATAAGGGCCAACCAGTTGGTATCATAAGTCTGCAGCTATGTTTCATGTTGCATGTAATGGCATTTATGAGAAAAGaacaatttatatttttcttttaatgtgatTTCAAAATCTGATCAGTTAAAATGCTGCAAAGCAGTTACCAATATAGGATTTATGGTAAATGGTGGATACTTATATAACCATTACTGCCTTCTTAAGGCTCCTTAAAGACAGTCCCTGTCCATCCACACATACAcggcggctctgctgctgaacactgccATCAACCTGTAACCGCAGGAGCAATGTGggtttcagtgtcttgcccaaggacactttgatacATGGGTGGGCAAAGTGAGAACCTCCACACACCCTAtatcctcctgactaccagagaagaagaaaaactctGGGTAGTTAATGTATTTATCCAACAAAAACCCACAATTCCTAGAGCCCCACCCCTTTACATTTGGTATCATTGAAAAGCCACAATGGAGTGGCTTTTCAATAGGGGgatattcaggtttagaaatgttCTCTACACAGAGGACAAATTTACATTGCTGGTAGTCAGTCTACCGAAAAAGACCTCCATCAGCAGCCTCGATGACTACCAACCGGTAGCTCTGACACCTGTCATAATGAAGTGTTTTGAGAAACTGGTCCGACATCACATCATGTCCTATCTCTCACCCACACTCAACCCACTACAGTTTGCATACAGAGCTAACAGATCGTCAGAGGACGCCGTCGTCACAGCGCTACACACCACCATTTCCCATCTGGAAACACAAGGGAGTTATGCTAGGCTGCTCTTTGTCGACTTTAGCTCTGCGTTTAATACAATACTGCCGGACAGACTGTCAGGAAAATTATTGGACATTCATTGGACTTCCTCCCACCACTTGCTGTTGGATAAGAGGCTTTGTCTCTGACAGAGTACAGAGAGTCAGAGAGGGTCCTCAATAGGGGTGTCACGATTTCGACTGTAAATCGAAATCGATCGAAATTAAGTCACAGGAATTTAATTTGCATTCTAGAGCCTCGCTACGAAATCCCAAGTAGAACACATCTCACAGCTACGGTGATTCCCTCTATGTACATAATGTAAAAGAGACAGTTATTGAAGGTCTGTGCAGAccttgaaaaaatatttaaaaaatacattacaaaATACATCAGTGTGGTTT
The DNA window shown above is from Oryzias latipes chromosome 14, ASM223467v1 and carries:
- the LOC101164424 gene encoding claudin-like protein ZF-A89 — translated: MASTAIQMLASVLCLIGWMGTIICCLLPMWKVTAFVGTSIVTAQIVLEGIWMACITQSTGQIQCKPYESVLALTSDLQAARALTVLAIFMGGVGLILAFVGGKCTRFLDDEEAGKKEKVAIAAGVALLASGLFCLIPTAWAAAVIVKQFYNPSSTSQPWELGACLYIGWGASVLLFLGGCLFIKSACSFKANIKDKSPSVHYMVARSNGSTYPGSGYSRVPSAPHQPISIITTKPQSYREMTTAPPPYATSPFGSLSKPEITEESERSWAPSPMSELSEAPSTKSQLEKKEMEETLSANSDTEEVAQDGARTYL